In Humulus lupulus chromosome 7, drHumLupu1.1, whole genome shotgun sequence, the following are encoded in one genomic region:
- the LOC133791186 gene encoding uncharacterized protein LOC133791186, with amino-acid sequence MANTLVTRAATDRNLNSIFKLSLNFFRSFSTESPSPPSPSPSASKKPKRKKKKNLFEVAQFLPNWGLGYHMAKTHWTGVSYEITKINLYKDGRHGKAWGIVHKEGLAAADAPKKISGVHKRCWKYIPNLTKSLGSEPSMAKPSENVSKDNAQAA; translated from the exons ATGGCGAACACTCTCGTAACCAGAGCCGCAACCGATCGGAACCTAAACAGCATCTTCAAACTTTCATTGAACTTCTTCAGAAGCTTCAGTACTGAATCGCCTTCACCTCCTTCCCCAAGCCCTAGCGCTTCGAAGAAACCCAAAcgcaaaaagaagaaaaacctgTTCGAGGTGGCTCAGTTTCTGCCCAACTGGGGTCTTGGCTACCACATGGCCAAAACTCACTGGACTGGGGTCTCATACGAGATCACTAAAATTAATCTCTACAAG GATGGTAGACATGGCAAGGCATGGGGAATCGTACACAAGGAAG GCTTGGCAGCGGCTGATGCTCCCAAGAAAATAAGTGGAGTCCACAAGCGGTGTTGGAAGTACATCCCGAACTTAACCAAATCATTAGGAAGTGAGCCAAGCATGGCTAAACCATCAGAAAATGTTTCAAAAGATAATGCTCAAGCTGCTTGA